The proteins below are encoded in one region of Thermoanaerobaculia bacterium:
- a CDS encoding anthranilate synthase component I family protein produces DGWSDDGRWTIALPEPIDAFRAEIGETAKLERFLADAARPVRKGSGPEPFAGGWVGFLSYELGAAWEGAPPRLDPVPEPAALFYRHDSGWTVDPAGNVRPFGRAGALPAARRIPRVESGGTGSIGESLPRERYAAAHEAIREGIARGDFYQVNLANRFAARLPSRPDARSLYRRIAGDEPPPYSMLLRAGDFDVISASPELFLRADFGSGAVEMRPIKGTAPRGAAPAEDAAAAAALVSSAKDRAENVMIVDLCRNDLGRVCENGSVDVLDLCRIRSHRVHHLESVVSGRLRRGTIAAELLRATFPPGSVTGAPRRAAVAAIRVLEPCARGVYTGAAGFFDDRGRLAFNVAIRTAVAAGSEVRYGAGGGITWESAAAREREEVGWKAAEFLALFEGAPR; encoded by the coding sequence TGGACGGCTGGAGCGATGACGGCCGCTGGACGATCGCCCTTCCCGAGCCGATCGACGCGTTCCGGGCGGAGATCGGCGAGACCGCGAAGCTCGAGAGGTTTCTCGCCGACGCCGCGCGCCCGGTTCGGAAGGGGAGCGGCCCCGAGCCGTTCGCCGGCGGATGGGTCGGGTTCCTCTCCTACGAGCTCGGCGCGGCATGGGAAGGCGCGCCGCCGCGTCTCGATCCGGTCCCGGAGCCCGCCGCGCTTTTCTACCGCCACGACTCGGGATGGACGGTCGACCCGGCGGGGAACGTGAGGCCGTTCGGCCGCGCCGGCGCCCTTCCCGCGGCGCGGCGAATCCCTCGGGTCGAGAGCGGCGGGACCGGGTCGATCGGAGAATCCCTTCCCCGGGAGCGTTACGCGGCCGCGCACGAGGCGATCCGGGAGGGGATCGCGCGCGGCGACTTCTACCAGGTCAACCTGGCCAACCGCTTCGCCGCGCGGCTCCCGTCGCGGCCGGACGCGCGATCGCTCTACCGCCGGATCGCGGGGGACGAGCCGCCGCCGTACTCGATGCTCCTCCGCGCCGGCGATTTCGACGTGATCTCCGCGTCGCCCGAGCTCTTCCTTCGCGCGGACTTCGGGAGCGGCGCCGTCGAGATGCGGCCGATCAAGGGGACGGCGCCGCGCGGCGCCGCCCCCGCGGAAGACGCCGCCGCGGCCGCCGCGCTCGTCTCCTCGGCGAAGGATCGCGCGGAGAACGTGATGATCGTCGATCTCTGCCGCAACGACCTCGGCCGAGTCTGCGAAAACGGCTCGGTGGACGTGCTCGACCTCTGCCGGATACGCTCCCATCGCGTGCACCACCTCGAATCGGTCGTCTCGGGACGCTTGCGGCGGGGAACGATCGCCGCCGAGCTGCTCCGCGCGACGTTTCCGCCCGGGTCCGTCACCGGGGCGCCGCGGCGCGCCGCGGTCGCGGCGATCCGCGTCCTCGAGCCGTGCGCGCGCGGCGTGTACACCGGCGCGGCGGGATTCTTCGACGATCGCGGCCGTCTCGCGTTCAACGTCGCCATTCGCACGGCGGTCGCGGCCGGCTCGGAGGTCCGCTACGGCGCCGGCGGCGGCAT